One Spea bombifrons isolate aSpeBom1 chromosome 1, aSpeBom1.2.pri, whole genome shotgun sequence DNA window includes the following coding sequences:
- the NOL6 gene encoding nucleolar protein 6 produces MKRKRSQARETAQKAVEDEEGVRSEEAEEPDDDEASAGEKKAAAGSGSVPGDILRPVKLSKAELYKPPTNEELNRLKETEHLFHSNILRMQIEELLQEVKLKEKRRKNIDNFLHRINSLLGEIPETQERDLADQSWLPKSVKVPVLQIPYRVKGRFRFQRPSSIKVVGSYLLGTCIKPEINVDLALTLPREILQEKDNLNQRYFRKRALYLAHIAAHLADNELFGSVKFSYMNSNHLKPILLLRPHGKDEKLVTVRIHVCPPPGVFKASRLFPNKNNVRTAWFTEQHCDKEGPMEPATPHYNTAILSDLAMEHHLHHLSSCATDFPGMKDGIAILKVWLRQRQLDKGRGSFNGFVVSMLVAYLLSKNKINKVMSGYQVLRNTLQFLAATDLTVNGIAMSSGSDHSLPSLADFQQAFEVVFVDPLGLVNLCADMTAATYRQIQFEAQESLKTLDDTTIDGFHLLLMVSKPFIRTFDHVFHLTRVAQLQEACKKMKLLNELMDRGGDYVSAALPFLLSVLNQGLGKRVALLSHTLPQTPEWSVGDDPRKHKDVGQLSIGLLLTTEFYSSVLEKGPAADSPEAAEFRKFWGEKSELRRFQDGSICEAVVWPGSNLQEKRRIPELVVKHLLGLHADVPESCVAYAGNLLDCVLVRGREAGTGEEHMVSIVQSYDDLSRKLWNLEDLPLTVTSVQGTHPALRYTDVFPPVPVKPEWSFYKVLKDKKCLVPLEDKPCPAYISPVKVICHMEGSGKWPQDKDAIKRVKAAFQIRLAELLRAQHNLPCKVTAAFTDVYKDGYVFRVHVAYHREPQYIKEFVTPEGMLKSQETEESRQLELETLHSPHLTSTLHGLHQQHPAFGGTSRLAKRWINCQLLGGSFSEECVDLLVAHLFLHPAPFSAPSSPQVGFLRFLHLLATFDWKNSPLIVNLNGDLKGTDFTEIQNDFVSSRMQLPVMFIATPRERKDSVWTRKQPSAQILQRLILLSVESLRVLEKQLMDPLEEHNIKMIFRPSLNLYDVLIRLNPKQIPRHREALDTPLKSFVRGVLKSDAPVKDLFFPVVDYDPVQLYLNELREAYEEFALFFYDSHGGEVIGVLWKPSSFEPQPFKTTNANGRIMDKDSSPPVMIPNVEAILEDFRILGEGLVHNVETRTEKWAI; encoded by the exons GCACCGAATTAACTCCCTCCTGGGAGAAATCCCCGAGACGCAGGAGCGAGAC CTCGCGGACCAGTCCTGGCTCCCCAAGTCCGTGAAGGTCCCCGTCCTGCAGATCCCGTACAGAGTGAAGGGCAGGTTTCGCTTTCAGCGCCCCTCCTCCATCAAAGTAGTCGGCAGCTACCTGCTGGGGACCTGCATCAAGCCGGAGATCAATGTGGATTTGGCGCTGACCCTGCCGCGG GAAATTCTCCAGGAGAAAGATAACCTGAACCAGCGTTACTTCCGGAAGCGAGCGCTCTACTTGGCCCACATTGCTGCGCATCTCGCGGATAATGAGCTTTTTGGCAGCGTGAAGTTCTCCTACATGAACAGCAACCACCTGAAACCCATCCTGTTACTCCGGCCTCACG GTAAAGATGAGAAGCTGGTAACAGTCCGTATCCACGTCTGCCCACCGCCTGGGGTCTTCAAGGCCAGTCGTCTGTTCCCCAACAAGAACAATGTAAGAACAGCCTGGTTCACGGAACAGCATTGTGACAAAGAGG GGCCCATGGAGCCTGCCACCCCTCATTACAACACGGCCATCCTCTCCGACTTGGCCATGGAGCATCACCTTCACCACCTGTCTAGCTGTGCCACGGACTTCCCCGGCATGAAGGACGGCATCGCCATCCTTAAGGTCTGGCTTCGCCAGCGGCAGCTGGACAAG GGCCGCGGCAGCTTCAATGGCTTCGTGGTATCAATGCTGGTGGCCTATTTGCTTTCCAAAAATAAGATTAACAAAGTTATGAGTGGCTACCAGGTCCTGAGGAACACCCTGCAGTTTCTGG CCGCCACGGATTTGACGGTTAACGGGATAGCGATGTCCAGCGGCTCCGACCATTCCCTG CCATCGCTTGCTGATTTTCAACAAGCCTTTGAGGTTGTGTTTGTGGACCCGTTGGGACTCGTGAATCTATGCGCCGACATGACGGCCGCCACGTACAGACAG ATCCAGTTTGAGGCTCAGGAGTCTCTGAAGACATTGGACGACACGACCATCGATGGATTCCATCTCCTCCTCATGGTTTCCAAGCCTTTCATCAGAACGTTTGATCATGTCTTTCA CCTGACCCGCGTCGCCCAGCTGCAGGAAGCCTGCAAAAAGATGAAGCTGCTGAACGAGCTGATGGACCGGGGAGGCGATTACGTGTCGGCCGCGCTGCCCTTCCTCCTGTCCGTATTAAACCAGGGACTGGGCAAGAGGGTGGCTCTGCTGTCCCACACGCTGCCGCAGACGCCGGAG TGGTCCGTAGGGGACGATCCTCGCAAGCACAAGGACGTCGGTCAGCTCTCCATAGGCCTCTTGCTAACCACGGAGTTCTATAGCAGTGTACTGGAAAAGGGGCCGGCAGCGGACAGCCCGGAG GCTGCGGAGTTCCGGAAGTTCTGGGGCGAGAAGTCGGAGCTGCGTCGCTTCCAGGACGGCTCGATCTGCGAAGCGGTGGTCTGGCCGGGAAGCAACCTCCAGGAGAAACGGCGGATCCCGGAGCTCGTCGTGAAACACTTACTGGGCCT ACACGCTGACGTTCCCGAATCGTGCGTCGCCTACGCTGGTAATTTGCTGGATTGCGTCCTTGTCAGGGGCAGAGAG GCCGGGACGGGCGAGGAGCACATGGTCAGCATTGTACAGTCTTACGACGATCTGAGCAGAAAGCTCTGGAACCTGGAGGACCTCCCGCTAACCGTGACCTCTGTGCAAGGAACCCACCCGGCCCTCCGCTACACGGAC GTGTTCCCTCCTGTTCCGGTGAAACCCGAATGGTCCTTCTACAAAGTGTTGAAGGATAAGAAGTGTCTCGTCCCCTTGGAAGACAAGCCGTGTCCTGCATACATCTCTCCGGTGAAAG TGATCTGTCACATGGAAGGCAGCGGGAAATGGCCGCAGGATAAAGACGCCATTAAGAGGGTGAAAGCCGCGTTTCAGATCCGTCTGGCGGAGCTGCTGAGAGCCCAGCACAATCTGCCGTGTAAAGTGACGGCCGCCTTCACCGATGTCTACAAG GACGGTTACGTGTTCCGTGTGCACGTCGCTTATCACCGGGAGCCTCAGTACATAAAGGAGTTCGTCACGCCGGAGGGGATGCTGAAGTCGCAGGAGACGGAGGAGTCCCGGCAGCTCGAGCTGGAGACGCTCCACTCGCCGCACCTGACCAGCACGTTACACGG GCTCCATCAGCAGCACCCAGCCTTCGGGGGCACGTCTCGTCTGGCCAAGCGCTGGATTAACTGTCAGCTCTTGGGGGGCAGCTTCTCCGAGGAATGCGTGGATCTGTTGGTTGCTCACCTGTTTCTGCACCCGGCTCCGTTCAGCGCCCCCAG ctccccTCAGGTGGGATTCTTGCGCTTCCTTCACCTCTTGGCGACTTTTGATTGGAAGAACAGCCCCCTGATAGTGAATCTGAACGGAGACTTAAAGG GTACGGACTTTACAGAAATTCAGAATGATTTTGTGTCGTCGCGCATGCAGCTCCCGGTTATGTTCATCGCTACCCCCAGGGAGAGGAAGGACTCCGTGTGGACCAGGAAGCAGCCGTCCGCGCAG ATCCTGCAGCGCCTCATTCTTCTCTCTGTGGAGTCCCTGCGCGTTCTGGAAAAGCAGCTGATGGACCCGCTGGAAGAACACAACATCAAG ATGATTTTCCGGCCGTCGCTGAACCTGTACGATGTTTTGATTCGCCTGAATCCCAAGCAGATTCCTCGCCACCGGGAGGCGCTGGACACCCCGCTGAAGTCCTTTGTGCGGGGTGTGCTGAAAAGTGACGCTCCTGTCAAGGACCTCTTCTTCCCAGTGGTGGATTATGACCCTGTCCAGTTATACCTCAACGAGCTCAGA GAGGCCTATGAAGAATTTGCTCTGTTTTTCTACGATTCCCACGGAGGGGAAGTGATTGGAGTTCTATGGAAGCCATCAAGCTTCGAGCCGCAGCCATTCAAA ACGACCAACGCAAACGGAAGGATAATGGACAAGGACAGCAGCCCCCCTGTGATGATCCCCAACGTGGAAGCCATCCTAGAAGACTTCCGGATTCTGGGAGAAGGCCTCGTCCACAACGTGGAGACTCGGACTGAGAAAtgggccatttaa